Proteins from a genomic interval of Candidatus Acetothermia bacterium:
- the sucD gene encoding succinate--CoA ligase subunit alpha, which produces VLVQGITGSEGAFHTRQMVAYGTKVVAGVTPGKGGQTLDGIPVYGSAAEAVERHRVDASVLFVPAAFAPDAMLEAAAAGIPLIVAITEGIPLHAMLRAYHLLKGYPVRLIGPNCPGIISPGKAKVGVIPSAVFRPGPVGIVSRSGTLTYEIAHHLSSSGFGQSTVVGIGGDPIIGSSFTDLLPLFEEDPQTELVVLVGEIGGNAEEEAAEYVAEHMEKPVVAYIAGFSAPPGKRMGHAGAIITGSEGTAQAKAERLEKKGIPVARTPAQVATLVKEALR; this is translated from the coding sequence GTGCTGGTCCAGGGGATCACCGGGAGCGAGGGGGCGTTCCACACCCGGCAGATGGTGGCCTACGGGACGAAGGTGGTGGCTGGGGTCACCCCGGGCAAGGGCGGGCAAACACTTGATGGGATCCCGGTTTATGGTTCCGCGGCCGAAGCGGTGGAGCGGCATCGGGTGGACGCCTCGGTCCTGTTCGTCCCCGCCGCGTTCGCCCCCGATGCCATGCTCGAGGCCGCAGCGGCCGGGATCCCCCTCATCGTGGCCATCACGGAGGGGATCCCCCTCCACGCCATGCTCCGCGCCTACCACCTCCTCAAGGGGTATCCGGTACGGCTGATCGGTCCCAATTGCCCCGGGATCATCTCCCCGGGCAAGGCGAAGGTCGGGGTCATCCCCAGCGCCGTGTTCCGGCCCGGCCCGGTGGGGATCGTGTCCCGCTCCGGCACCCTGACCTATGAGATCGCCCACCACCTCAGCTCCAGCGGGTTTGGCCAGTCCACGGTGGTGGGGATCGGCGGCGACCCCATCATCGGGAGCTCCTTTACCGACCTCCTCCCCCTGTTCGAGGAGGATCCTCAGACGGAGCTCGTCGTGCTGGTGGGGGAGATCGGGGGAAACGCCGAGGAGGAGGCAGCGGAGTACGTGGCCGAGCACATGGAAAAGCCGGTGGTCGCGTACATCGCGGGGTTCTCCGCCCCGCCGGGGAAGCGGATGGGTCATGCCGGGGCGATCATCACCGGGAGCGAGGGCACGGCCCAGGCCAAGGCGGAGCGGCTGGAGAAGAAGGGCATCCCCGTGGCCCGTACCCCGGC